In the genome of Enterococcus hirae ATCC 9790, one region contains:
- a CDS encoding YggS family pyridoxal phosphate-dependent enzyme, whose product MIADNLLKIEQEIQDSCALVHRDPKEVTLVAVTKSVDSATAEKLIEQGVKNCAENRVDKLLQKKQDLVNYPDVKWHLIGNLQRRKVKLIINEIDCFHALDSLKLAEEIQKRATKPLDCFVEVNVSGEASKHGFSPEELVPFIESLVALSKIKVVGLMTMAPKEASAKQIRKVFGTLKELRDLVHSKGFSHAPCTELSMGMSQDFQLAIEEGATFIRVGTALFKDEEEQ is encoded by the coding sequence ATGATTGCTGACAACTTGCTAAAAATCGAGCAAGAGATTCAGGACTCGTGTGCTCTTGTTCATCGTGATCCGAAAGAAGTCACACTAGTCGCTGTCACCAAATCAGTGGATTCTGCTACGGCAGAAAAATTGATTGAACAGGGTGTAAAAAACTGCGCAGAAAACCGCGTAGATAAATTGTTACAAAAAAAACAAGATTTAGTTAATTATCCTGATGTAAAGTGGCATTTAATTGGTAATTTGCAGCGTAGAAAGGTAAAATTGATTATAAATGAAATTGATTGCTTTCACGCATTAGACAGTTTGAAATTAGCAGAAGAAATACAAAAAAGGGCAACAAAACCCCTCGATTGTTTTGTGGAAGTGAATGTATCTGGTGAAGCATCCAAACATGGTTTTTCGCCAGAAGAGCTGGTTCCTTTTATCGAATCTTTAGTTGCTTTGTCTAAAATAAAGGTTGTTGGTTTAATGACGATGGCACCTAAAGAGGCTTCTGCTAAACAAATTCGCAAAGTATTTGGAACGCTGAAAGAATTGCGTGATCTTGTTCATTCGAAAGGTTTTTCGCATGCACCATGTACGGAATTAAGCATGGGAATGAGTCAGGACTTTCAACTGGCAATCGAAGAAGGTGCCACATTCATCCGTGTAGGAACAGCGCTATTCAAAGACGAGGAGGAACAATAA
- the ftsZ gene encoding cell division protein FtsZ, with product MEFSIDNNINDGAVIKVIGVGGGGGNAVNRMIEENVKGVEFITANTDVQALKNSKAETVIQLGPKYTRGLGAGSQPEVGQKAAEESEQALREALDGADMIFITAGMGGGTGTGAAPIVAGIAKELGALTVGVVTRPFTFEGPKRGRFAAEGIARLKENVDTLLIISNNRLLEVVDKKTPMLEAFREADNVLRQGVQGISDLITAPGYVNLDFADVKTVMENQGTALMGIGVASGEERVIEATKKAISSPLLETSIDGAEQVLLNITGGLDMTLFEAQDASDIVANAATGDVNIILGTSINEEMGDEIRVTVIATGIDESKKERKSSRPARQTQMQSSTQKTVLDMDQAKPISAEEENSSFGDWDIRREQNVRPRVEETNFEPIEKKEFDTFNREETKAKGDDELSTPPFFRRKK from the coding sequence ATGGAATTCTCAATTGATAATAATATCAATGACGGCGCAGTAATCAAAGTCATCGGTGTCGGTGGCGGCGGTGGAAATGCTGTTAACCGTATGATTGAAGAAAATGTAAAAGGTGTTGAGTTCATCACTGCCAACACAGATGTCCAAGCATTGAAAAATTCAAAAGCTGAAACAGTTATCCAATTAGGACCTAAATATACACGCGGACTAGGCGCAGGCTCTCAACCAGAAGTTGGTCAAAAAGCTGCCGAAGAAAGTGAACAAGCTTTACGCGAAGCCTTAGATGGCGCTGACATGATTTTCATTACTGCAGGTATGGGAGGCGGAACTGGTACAGGTGCTGCTCCAATCGTAGCAGGAATTGCTAAAGAACTTGGTGCTTTGACTGTCGGTGTCGTAACTCGACCATTCACTTTTGAAGGACCAAAACGTGGCAGATTTGCTGCTGAAGGTATCGCACGTTTGAAAGAAAACGTCGATACATTATTGATTATCTCAAACAACCGTCTTCTTGAAGTAGTTGACAAGAAAACACCAATGTTAGAAGCTTTCCGTGAAGCTGATAATGTATTACGTCAAGGGGTTCAAGGGATCTCAGATTTGATTACAGCCCCAGGTTACGTTAACCTTGACTTTGCTGATGTGAAAACTGTTATGGAAAACCAAGGAACAGCGTTAATGGGTATCGGTGTAGCAAGCGGTGAAGAACGTGTGATCGAAGCGACGAAGAAAGCTATTTCTTCTCCACTTCTTGAAACATCAATCGATGGAGCTGAGCAAGTCTTGCTTAACATCACTGGTGGATTAGACATGACTTTATTTGAAGCTCAAGATGCTTCAGATATCGTAGCAAATGCTGCTACAGGCGATGTTAACATCATTCTAGGTACATCAATCAATGAAGAAATGGGCGATGAAATCCGTGTAACGGTTATTGCAACGGGTATCGACGAATCAAAAAAGGAACGCAAGTCTAGTCGTCCGGCTAGACAAACACAAATGCAATCATCTACTCAAAAAACAGTTTTAGATATGGATCAAGCAAAACCAATCTCTGCTGAAGAAGAAAATAGCAGTTTTGGTGACTGGGACATCAGACGTGAACAAAATGTCCGTCCTAGAGTTGAAGAAACGAATTTTGAACCTATCGAAAAAAAAGAATTTGATACATTCAATCGTGAAGAAACAAAAGCAAAAGGTGACGATGAATTAAGTACACCACCATTTTTCCGTCGTAAAAAATAA
- the ftsA gene encoding cell division protein FtsA: protein MAKTGMYVGLDIGTTSVKVVVAEYIDSQMNIIGVGNAKSEGINRGIIVDIDKTVQAIQRAVRQAEEKAGIQIKGVSVGLPANLLEVENCQGMIAVNGDSKEITDEDVRNVASAALVRSIPPERQIVSILPQDFTVDGFEGIKDPRGMIGVRLEMYGLLFTGPKTIVHNIRKCVENAGLVVNELVITPLALTETILSDGEKDFGTIVIDMGGGQTTTAVMHDKQLKFTSLDQEGGEFVTKDISIVLNTSFNNAEALKINYGDAYPERTSANEEFPVDVIGQSEPVKVDERYLSEVISARMEQIFNKAKEALDQIEALELPGGIVLTGGAASLPGVVDLAQEIFGVNVKLYVPNQMGLRNPVFTNVISIVDYSANLSEVYQLAKIAVTGETVVAHHTTVEQEVTSYDNDSYDVPEETVYDEPEQKKSDEDVTTKIKGFFSKIFD from the coding sequence ATGGCAAAAACAGGAATGTATGTAGGCCTTGATATTGGAACGACATCTGTCAAAGTTGTCGTGGCTGAATATATCGACAGCCAAATGAATATTATTGGAGTAGGAAACGCAAAATCAGAAGGGATTAACCGCGGCATTATCGTTGATATCGATAAAACGGTCCAAGCGATACAACGAGCAGTAAGACAAGCAGAAGAAAAAGCAGGGATACAGATCAAAGGGGTTAGTGTTGGTCTACCAGCAAACTTGCTTGAAGTGGAAAATTGCCAAGGAATGATTGCAGTAAACGGGGATTCGAAAGAAATCACCGATGAAGATGTCAGAAACGTGGCTTCAGCTGCCCTTGTTCGTTCAATTCCTCCTGAACGTCAAATCGTATCAATTTTGCCACAAGACTTTACCGTTGATGGATTCGAAGGAATCAAAGATCCTCGTGGAATGATCGGTGTCAGATTAGAAATGTATGGCTTGTTATTTACTGGGCCAAAGACGATTGTTCATAATATCCGTAAATGTGTAGAAAATGCAGGATTGGTTGTCAATGAATTAGTCATTACACCATTAGCTTTAACAGAAACAATCCTTTCAGATGGAGAAAAAGATTTTGGAACGATCGTGATTGATATGGGCGGTGGACAAACGACAACAGCTGTTATGCATGACAAACAATTGAAGTTCACTAGTCTAGATCAAGAAGGTGGCGAGTTCGTCACAAAAGATATCTCGATTGTGTTGAATACGTCATTCAATAATGCTGAAGCGTTAAAAATCAATTATGGGGATGCTTATCCAGAACGTACTTCTGCAAATGAAGAGTTTCCAGTAGATGTGATCGGTCAATCTGAACCTGTCAAAGTGGATGAACGCTATTTATCAGAAGTGATTTCAGCCCGTATGGAACAGATTTTCAATAAAGCCAAAGAAGCGTTAGACCAAATCGAAGCACTAGAGTTACCTGGTGGTATCGTACTAACTGGTGGTGCTGCAAGCCTTCCAGGTGTTGTTGATCTGGCACAAGAGATTTTTGGTGTGAATGTTAAGCTATATGTACCTAACCAAATGGGACTTCGTAATCCAGTCTTTACTAATGTGATCAGCATCGTGGATTACTCAGCTAACTTGAGTGAAGTCTATCAATTGGCTAAAATTGCTGTGACAGGTGAAACAGTGGTCGCGCATCACACAACTGTAGAACAAGAAGTGACATCATATGATAATGATAGCTATGATGTTCCAGAAGAAACGGTCTACGACGAACCTGAACAAAAGAAATCAGACGAAGATGTAACAACTAAAATTAAAGGTTTCTTTTCAAAAATTTTTGATTAA
- the murG gene encoding undecaprenyldiphospho-muramoylpentapeptide beta-N-acetylglucosaminyltransferase: protein MKILVTGGGTGGHIYPALAFVNYVKTKEPNTEFMYVGAQRGLENKIVPETGMPFRTLEIQGFQRKLSLHNLKTIQLFLKSIREAKKILKEFKPDVVIGTGGYVSGAVVYAASKLAIPTIIHEQNSVPGITNKFLSRYVDRIALSFEDAAPFFPAEKSSLIGNPRAQEVADMDKSKILATYGLDPEKKTVLIFGGSQGALKINQAVTEFLMSFDQEYQVLYASGERYYKDIQTKVPACANVSIQPYINKMAEVMASSDLLVGRAGATSIAELTALGLPAILIPSPYVTNDHQTKNAMSLVKNNAAKMIKDDELDGRSLKQAIEEIMTNDQLQKQMSLASKQQGIPDASERMYELVKSLIQK, encoded by the coding sequence ATGAAAATTTTGGTTACTGGTGGCGGAACTGGCGGGCATATTTATCCAGCACTAGCCTTCGTCAATTATGTAAAAACAAAAGAGCCGAATACTGAGTTTATGTACGTTGGAGCGCAAAGAGGCTTAGAAAATAAAATTGTTCCTGAGACCGGGATGCCTTTTCGTACGCTAGAAATACAAGGATTTCAGCGGAAACTTTCGCTACATAATCTGAAGACTATCCAACTTTTTTTAAAAAGTATTCGAGAAGCAAAAAAAATTTTAAAAGAATTTAAACCAGATGTGGTGATTGGGACTGGGGGCTACGTGTCGGGTGCAGTAGTCTATGCGGCATCTAAGTTAGCGATTCCTACGATCATCCATGAACAAAATAGTGTGCCTGGCATCACCAATAAATTTTTAAGTCGCTATGTGGATCGAATCGCACTTTCTTTTGAAGATGCTGCTCCATTTTTTCCTGCAGAAAAATCGTCTTTGATCGGTAATCCTCGGGCGCAAGAAGTTGCGGATATGGATAAATCGAAAATTTTAGCCACTTATGGACTTGATCCAGAGAAAAAAACAGTCTTGATTTTTGGTGGTAGTCAAGGGGCTTTAAAAATCAATCAGGCAGTAACAGAATTTTTAATGTCGTTCGATCAGGAATACCAGGTTCTGTATGCCTCAGGCGAACGCTATTATAAAGATATCCAAACGAAAGTTCCTGCTTGTGCCAATGTCAGCATACAGCCTTATATCAATAAAATGGCAGAAGTAATGGCATCAAGCGATCTATTGGTTGGTAGAGCAGGTGCGACTTCGATTGCTGAATTAACAGCTTTAGGTTTGCCAGCTATTCTAATTCCAAGTCCTTATGTGACGAATGACCATCAGACAAAAAATGCAATGAGCTTAGTCAAAAACAATGCAGCGAAGATGATCAAAGATGACGAATTAGATGGACGTTCCCTAAAACAAGCGATTGAAGAGATCATGACTAATGATCAATTACAAAAACAAATGTCTTTAGCTTCTAAACAGCAAGGAATCCCAGACGCATCAGAAAGAATGTACGAGCTAGTAAAATCATTAATTCAAAAATAA
- the murD gene encoding UDP-N-acetylmuramoyl-L-alanine--D-glutamate ligase: MKKISIYENKKVLVLGLAKSGFSAAKLLHELGALVTVNDGKPFDENPEAQELLSLGVKVIAGSHPIELLDEEFSLMVKNPGIPYSHPFVQKAQELGIPVITEVELAYEVAECPIIGITGTNGKTTTTTMTGLLLNAGDLPGTARLAGNIGYPASSVAQEATADDKIVMELSSFQLMGITDFRPHVAVVTNIYEAHIDYHKTRKEYVKAKWHLQQNMTEKDYLILNWNQEELRELSKKTKATVLPFATEQKLPKGAYSLDGSIYYNQEKIMDITELGVPGSHNVENALAAISVAKLYGISNEAIKNALHHFHGVPHRTQYVGEFQGRKFYNDSKATNILATKMALSGFQLDQLVLIAGGLDRGNSFDELIPALKGIKALITFGETQNRLADAGKKAGIPVIKAAENAEAAVPIALELSEEGDSILLSPANASWDQYPNFEIRGERFMEAVNKLTIQK, translated from the coding sequence ATGAAAAAAATTTCAATATATGAAAACAAAAAAGTCCTTGTTCTTGGATTAGCGAAAAGTGGATTTAGTGCGGCCAAACTGTTACATGAGTTGGGCGCACTTGTCACTGTTAATGACGGAAAGCCGTTTGATGAAAATCCAGAAGCACAAGAGTTGCTATCACTGGGAGTCAAAGTGATTGCTGGAAGCCATCCGATTGAATTATTGGATGAAGAATTTTCTTTGATGGTGAAAAATCCGGGGATTCCGTATAGTCATCCATTTGTTCAAAAAGCACAAGAACTGGGTATTCCAGTAATTACGGAAGTGGAATTAGCTTACGAGGTAGCGGAATGTCCGATTATTGGGATTACAGGAACAAATGGTAAAACAACAACAACAACTATGACAGGCTTGTTATTGAACGCTGGTGATTTGCCAGGAACAGCTCGCCTAGCCGGGAATATCGGTTATCCAGCTAGTAGTGTGGCGCAAGAAGCAACAGCTGACGATAAAATCGTTATGGAACTATCTAGTTTCCAATTGATGGGAATCACTGATTTTCGTCCCCATGTAGCAGTAGTAACCAATATTTATGAGGCTCATATCGATTACCACAAAACGAGAAAAGAATATGTAAAAGCAAAATGGCATTTACAACAGAATATGACAGAGAAAGATTATTTGATTTTGAATTGGAATCAAGAAGAGCTAAGAGAACTCAGCAAAAAGACTAAAGCAACGGTGTTACCTTTTGCGACGGAACAAAAACTACCTAAAGGTGCCTATTCTTTAGATGGTAGTATCTACTATAACCAAGAAAAAATCATGGATATTACAGAATTGGGTGTTCCTGGTTCACACAATGTTGAGAACGCACTAGCTGCCATCTCAGTTGCTAAATTATATGGTATCTCAAATGAAGCGATCAAAAATGCTTTACACCATTTCCATGGAGTACCGCATCGTACACAGTATGTGGGGGAATTTCAAGGAAGGAAGTTTTATAACGATTCAAAAGCCACTAATATTTTAGCTACTAAAATGGCATTAAGTGGTTTTCAGTTAGATCAATTAGTATTAATCGCTGGAGGTCTGGATCGGGGAAATTCATTTGATGAGTTGATACCAGCTTTAAAAGGCATCAAAGCGTTGATCACTTTTGGGGAAACTCAAAATAGATTAGCGGATGCCGGCAAGAAAGCAGGTATCCCTGTGATCAAGGCAGCTGAAAACGCAGAAGCCGCTGTACCGATCGCCCTTGAATTGAGTGAAGAGGGTGATTCGATCTTATTGTCCCCAGCAAATGCAAGTTGGGATCAATACCCTAATTTTGAAATTAGAGGCGAACGGTTTATGGAAGCTGTCAATAAACTAACTATACAAAAGTAG
- the mraY gene encoding phospho-N-acetylmuramoyl-pentapeptide-transferase has translation MEWTQALIPIVSSCAMTIAAMPLFIGYFQMKKQGQAIREEGPKWHNVKAGTPTMGGLVFLVAAILTGIWVGAWQNQLTPTLFILLFVLALYGVIGFLDDFIKIFKKRNMGLNSKQKLLGQIIGGIIFYLVYRSEGYPGTLNFFGIELPLGLFYGVFAIFWLVGFSNAVNLTDGIDGLVAGLGTISFATYGIIAWHQQQYDVLVICLSVLGGLLGFFAYNRKPAKIFMGDVGSLALGGLLAAISIMLNQEWTLLLVGLIYVMETASVMLQVTSFKLTGKRIFKMSPIHHHFEMCGWSEWKIDIIFWLVSIVTSLITLWFIW, from the coding sequence ATGGAGTGGACACAAGCATTGATTCCTATCGTTAGTAGTTGTGCAATGACTATTGCAGCAATGCCACTATTTATTGGGTATTTTCAAATGAAAAAACAAGGGCAGGCGATTCGTGAAGAAGGACCAAAATGGCATAATGTAAAAGCCGGAACTCCAACGATGGGTGGATTGGTGTTTTTAGTTGCAGCAATATTAACCGGAATTTGGGTTGGCGCTTGGCAAAATCAGTTGACGCCTACTCTTTTCATCCTACTATTTGTTTTAGCTTTATATGGTGTGATCGGATTTTTAGATGATTTCATTAAAATCTTTAAAAAACGAAACATGGGGCTAAACTCTAAACAAAAACTGCTAGGGCAGATCATTGGCGGGATCATTTTTTATCTTGTCTATCGTTCAGAAGGCTATCCTGGTACGTTAAATTTCTTTGGAATAGAGTTGCCACTTGGACTATTCTATGGGGTATTTGCTATTTTCTGGCTTGTTGGTTTTTCAAACGCGGTTAATCTGACAGATGGGATTGACGGATTAGTTGCTGGACTAGGAACGATCTCTTTTGCAACGTACGGAATCATTGCTTGGCATCAGCAACAATATGATGTCTTAGTTATTTGTTTAAGTGTGCTTGGTGGGTTACTTGGCTTTTTTGCTTATAATCGTAAACCAGCCAAAATATTCATGGGCGATGTTGGTTCTCTGGCATTAGGTGGATTATTGGCAGCAATTTCTATTATGCTAAACCAAGAGTGGACATTGTTATTAGTTGGTTTGATTTATGTTATGGAGACAGCAAGTGTAATGCTTCAAGTTACTTCTTTCAAATTAACAGGAAAACGTATCTTCAAAATGTCTCCTATCCATCATCATTTTGAAATGTGTGGTTGGTCAGAATGGAAGATCGACATCATTTTTTGGTTAGTAAGTATTGTAACTTCTTTAATAACACTATGGTTCATTTGGTAG
- a CDS encoding penicillin-binding transpeptidase domain-containing protein, which translates to MSLKNKFRRFMEKKNLNPTNNRKKVGIILFATSIGLFFLFAVRFSYIVIGGHVAGTSLAEKTEQLYKGSEVVKAKRGTIYDRNGVALAEDATSYSIKAILSKTYTSGDKKLYAEEKNFDKIAEILNKNLSIEKNDALQILKDGAKNNLYQVEFGSYGKNISQETKQNIEDDMKKAGVVGLYFEDHPARMYPNGEFASHFIGYAVPDKNENGLVGKLGLEAAYNDILSGKNGKIVYQKDNYQNPLPGTVAEEVKAVDGQDIYTTLDSRLQSYLETLMDQVNEEYQPEELTAMLMKAKTGEILAMGQRPTFNPETMEGLTGKDAVWRNFLVQDSYEPGSTMKVFTTAAAIQEGKFNENETYQSGKIKVADATINDHDFGAKGVLTMRQALSWSSNVGMVMLEQRMGGTWYNYLQKLGFGQSTHSGLDDEVNGALPTENIVDRAMSSYGQAIGVTNFQMMKAFTSVANNGTMIQPRYISKVVDPATNEERTTQTEVLGQPFSKETTEKVREYMRDVVESENYGSAYGVYSVPGYNVSAKTGTAQIASDKGGYQTGDTAYLYSIVEMVPSEDPEYVLYITMKHPKTYDRMALAKIANPLMKRAMDFQESEEENSPEAKTEKITVADYRNLSADVAAADAQKSGLQPIVVGDGEKVKKQSTANGDQLISGEKLILYTGGEKLMPDVTDWSKADIMKLGKILGVEVTFHGDGYCKEQSLAPYEKITDKKLSFTLEE; encoded by the coding sequence ATGAGTCTTAAAAATAAATTCCGGCGGTTTATGGAAAAGAAAAATCTAAATCCGACGAACAATCGCAAAAAAGTAGGTATCATTTTATTTGCTACGAGTATTGGATTGTTCTTTTTATTTGCCGTTCGTTTTTCTTATATCGTGATCGGTGGTCACGTGGCAGGAACCTCTTTGGCAGAAAAGACCGAACAACTTTACAAAGGGAGCGAGGTCGTAAAAGCAAAACGAGGAACGATCTATGATCGGAATGGGGTCGCTTTGGCAGAAGATGCCACTTCTTACTCAATCAAAGCAATCCTTTCAAAAACTTATACTTCTGGTGACAAAAAATTGTATGCCGAAGAAAAGAACTTTGACAAAATCGCCGAGATACTAAATAAAAATCTCTCTATAGAAAAGAACGATGCCTTACAAATCTTAAAAGATGGCGCCAAAAATAATCTATATCAAGTTGAATTTGGTTCTTATGGAAAAAATATCAGTCAAGAGACCAAACAGAATATAGAAGACGATATGAAGAAAGCAGGAGTAGTCGGTCTGTATTTTGAAGATCATCCCGCACGGATGTATCCTAACGGCGAATTTGCTTCCCACTTTATCGGCTATGCTGTTCCAGATAAAAATGAAAATGGCTTAGTTGGAAAGCTCGGACTAGAAGCTGCTTATAATGATATTTTAAGTGGTAAAAATGGGAAGATCGTTTACCAAAAAGACAACTACCAAAATCCTCTACCAGGAACAGTGGCAGAAGAAGTGAAAGCAGTTGACGGACAAGATATCTATACGACGTTGGATAGTCGTTTACAAAGTTATCTTGAAACGCTTATGGATCAAGTGAATGAAGAATACCAACCAGAAGAATTAACAGCCATGTTGATGAAAGCGAAAACTGGAGAAATTCTAGCAATGGGTCAACGACCTACTTTTAATCCTGAAACGATGGAAGGCTTAACCGGCAAGGATGCTGTTTGGCGTAATTTCTTAGTGCAAGATAGCTATGAGCCTGGTTCAACTATGAAAGTCTTCACGACTGCAGCAGCGATCCAAGAAGGGAAATTCAATGAGAATGAAACGTACCAATCTGGGAAAATAAAAGTTGCTGATGCGACGATCAACGACCACGATTTTGGAGCAAAAGGAGTTCTTACGATGCGACAAGCGTTATCTTGGTCAAGTAATGTTGGGATGGTAATGCTAGAGCAACGAATGGGCGGTACTTGGTACAACTACCTACAAAAATTAGGTTTTGGTCAAAGTACTCATTCAGGTCTAGATGATGAAGTAAATGGTGCTTTGCCAACGGAAAATATCGTTGACCGCGCAATGAGTTCTTATGGACAAGCGATTGGTGTTACAAATTTCCAAATGATGAAAGCTTTCACTTCCGTCGCAAATAATGGAACGATGATCCAACCACGCTACATCAGTAAAGTTGTAGATCCTGCAACGAATGAAGAGCGTACAACGCAAACGGAAGTATTAGGGCAACCATTTTCAAAAGAAACGACCGAAAAAGTACGAGAATATATGCGTGACGTAGTTGAAAGCGAAAATTATGGTAGTGCATATGGGGTATATAGTGTGCCGGGTTATAATGTTTCAGCTAAAACTGGTACGGCACAGATTGCTTCTGATAAAGGTGGGTACCAAACTGGTGATACAGCATACTTATATTCCATCGTCGAAATGGTTCCATCTGAAGATCCAGAGTATGTTTTATACATTACGATGAAACATCCTAAGACTTACGATCGAATGGCTTTAGCTAAAATCGCTAATCCATTGATGAAACGTGCGATGGACTTCCAAGAAAGTGAAGAAGAAAATTCACCAGAAGCAAAAACAGAAAAAATCACTGTAGCAGATTACCGTAATCTAAGTGCTGACGTTGCCGCAGCAGATGCACAGAAAAGTGGATTGCAACCTATCGTTGTAGGTGATGGGGAAAAAGTGAAGAAACAATCTACTGCAAATGGTGATCAATTGATTTCTGGCGAAAAACTGATCTTGTATACAGGCGGAGAAAAGCTAATGCCTGATGTCACCGATTGGTCCAAAGCAGATATTATGAAGTTAGGGAAAATCTTAGGGGTTGAAGTCACCTTCCATGGCGATGGTTACTGTAAGGAGCAAAGTTTAGCACCCTATGAAAAAATCACTGATAAAAAATTAAGTTTTACATTAGAAGAATAA
- the ftsL gene encoding cell division protein FtsL, with product MAELKKVQEYPYDLPEVVDQPEQQLPDSNQEIVRPQSPAKRLKHISVLEKLAVVSIIFSVIALCVLTVMLRTNISGVEKAITTIQTEITQKNQEKTSLVQEKNELSRTERIKKIAEEKGLSINDDNLRKVK from the coding sequence ATGGCAGAATTAAAAAAAGTCCAAGAATATCCATATGATTTACCAGAAGTGGTTGATCAACCAGAACAACAATTGCCAGATTCAAATCAAGAAATCGTACGCCCTCAATCACCGGCTAAACGCCTAAAACATATTTCTGTTTTAGAAAAATTAGCAGTAGTAAGTATTATTTTTTCAGTGATCGCACTATGTGTCTTAACAGTCATGTTACGAACAAATATTAGTGGTGTCGAAAAAGCAATCACAACGATTCAAACAGAGATCACTCAAAAAAATCAAGAAAAAACTAGTTTAGTACAGGAAAAAAATGAATTATCACGTACTGAACGAATCAAAAAAATCGCAGAAGAAAAAGGGTTGTCAATCAATGACGACAATTTAAGGAAAGTGAAGTAA
- the rsmH gene encoding 16S rRNA (cytosine(1402)-N(4))-methyltransferase RsmH: protein MTETFQHYTVMLKETVDGLNIKPDGIYVDCTLGGAGHSEYLLSQLNTNGHLYAFDQDQKAIDHAKVRLAPYIEKGMVTFIKANFRELEAKIKEHVPQVDGILYDLGVSSPQLDEAERGFSYHQDALLDMRMDQSAPLSAYDVVNEYSYNELVKIFFRYGEEKFSKQIAREIERVRKIHPIQTTGELVEIIKDVIPAPARRKGGHPAKRIFQAIRIAVNDELGAEEASLEQAIRLLKINGRISVITFHSLEDRIVKSMFKEYSTVQDLPPGLPVVPEEFQPELKLINRKPILPSEEELSENNRSRSAKLRIAEKIRVKEE from the coding sequence ATGACTGAGACATTTCAACACTATACAGTCATGTTGAAAGAAACGGTAGATGGCTTGAACATCAAACCAGATGGCATTTATGTAGACTGTACACTAGGCGGTGCCGGACATAGTGAATATCTTTTGAGCCAATTAAATACAAACGGGCACCTTTATGCATTCGATCAGGATCAAAAAGCCATTGATCATGCAAAAGTACGGTTAGCCCCATACATTGAAAAAGGTATGGTTACTTTTATCAAAGCGAATTTTCGTGAATTAGAAGCAAAGATAAAAGAGCATGTTCCTCAAGTCGATGGTATTTTGTATGATTTAGGCGTATCTTCTCCACAATTAGATGAAGCTGAAAGAGGTTTTAGTTATCATCAGGATGCTCTTTTGGATATGCGTATGGATCAATCAGCACCTCTGTCAGCGTATGACGTTGTTAATGAGTATTCCTATAATGAATTAGTAAAAATCTTCTTTCGTTATGGCGAAGAAAAATTTTCTAAACAAATTGCTCGAGAAATTGAACGAGTAAGAAAAATCCATCCGATCCAAACAACTGGTGAATTAGTAGAAATCATTAAAGATGTGATTCCTGCACCAGCAAGAAGAAAAGGTGGACACCCAGCTAAACGAATTTTCCAAGCAATAAGAATTGCAGTAAATGATGAATTAGGTGCAGAAGAAGCTTCATTAGAACAGGCGATTCGGCTATTAAAAATCAATGGAAGAATCAGTGTGATCACCTTCCATTCATTAGAAGATCGGATTGTCAAAAGTATGTTCAAAGAATACAGTACCGTTCAAGATTTACCACCCGGATTACCGGTTGTTCCTGAAGAATTTCAGCCAGAGCTGAAGTTGATTAATCGAAAACCGATTCTTCCATCAGAAGAAGAACTAAGTGAAAATAATCGATCACGTAGTGCAAAATTACGGATTGCTGAAAAAATACGAGTGAAAGAGGAGTAG